The following are encoded together in the Bradyrhizobium sp. CCGUVB1N3 genome:
- a CDS encoding outer membrane protein codes for MTARAAFRRTICALPFAVALTAGGASAADLSSRYAAPASAYTAPQPAYSWTGLYAGFNAGYATSGDDAYNNLVGTSGGKVKGAVGGVQIGYNYQLSPMFVVGIENDFEGGDIKNRDALSSAAVSVPWYMTGRARAGIATMDSRLLFFGTAGLATGELKDGPINKMKMGWTAGGGVEWAFLPKWSAKAEYLYTEFKHDDLPDWNAAKFHSFRVGVNYHFDLFR; via the coding sequence ATGACTGCCAGAGCCGCATTCCGTCGCACGATTTGCGCCCTGCCCTTTGCCGTCGCGCTGACCGCCGGCGGCGCAAGCGCTGCCGACCTGTCATCGCGCTATGCCGCGCCCGCCTCGGCGTACACGGCGCCGCAGCCGGCCTATTCGTGGACGGGCCTTTATGCAGGCTTCAACGCCGGCTACGCCACGAGCGGCGACGACGCCTACAACAACCTCGTTGGAACGAGCGGCGGGAAGGTCAAGGGCGCCGTCGGCGGCGTGCAGATCGGCTACAACTACCAGCTCTCGCCGATGTTCGTGGTCGGTATCGAGAACGACTTCGAGGGTGGCGACATCAAGAACCGCGACGCGCTGAGCAGCGCTGCCGTCAGCGTGCCCTGGTACATGACGGGTCGTGCCCGCGCCGGCATCGCGACGATGGATTCGCGCCTGCTGTTCTTCGGGACCGCCGGTCTTGCGACCGGCGAGTTGAAGGACGGTCCGATCAACAAGATGAAGATGGGCTGGACCGCGGGTGGCGGCGTCGAATGGGCATTCCTGCCTAAATGGTCGGCCAAGGCCGAGTATCTCTACACCGAGTTCAAGCACGACGATCTGCCGGACTGGAATGCCGCAAAATTCCACAGCTTCCGCGTCGGCGTGAACTACCATTTCGACCTGTTCCGCTGA
- the dusA gene encoding tRNA dihydrouridine(20/20a) synthase DusA, translating to MEYQGYRFSVAPMMDWTDRHCRVFHRHLTRRALLYTEMLTTGAVIHGDRARLLAFDPCEHPVALQLGGSDPRALALAAQIGADVGYDEINLNVGCPSDRVKDGRFGACLMAEPELVGACVDAMKRAVRVPVTVKCRIGIDDQDPEVALDRLARAVVAAGSDALIVHARKAWLNGLSPKENRDIPPLDYDRVYRLKRAMPNVPIVINGGILGIDEAKAHLAHVDGVMLGRAAYHDPWRLLAVDPEFFGEAAPHATMQAAFEAMMPYIAEQLARGTRLHAITRHFVGAFHAVPGARAFRRHLAEHGVRPGAGLDVLRDAIARVSDRAVAEAAE from the coding sequence TTGGAATATCAAGGCTATCGCTTTTCCGTGGCCCCGATGATGGATTGGACGGACCGGCATTGCCGGGTGTTCCACCGTCATCTGACGCGGCGGGCGCTGCTTTATACGGAGATGCTGACGACCGGCGCGGTCATTCATGGCGACCGGGCGCGCCTCTTGGCCTTCGATCCGTGCGAGCACCCGGTGGCGCTGCAGCTTGGCGGCTCGGATCCGCGCGCGCTCGCGCTGGCGGCGCAGATCGGTGCCGATGTCGGTTACGACGAGATCAACCTCAATGTCGGCTGCCCGTCCGACCGGGTCAAGGACGGTCGCTTCGGTGCGTGCCTGATGGCTGAGCCGGAACTGGTGGGCGCCTGCGTCGACGCGATGAAACGCGCCGTGCGCGTGCCCGTGACGGTAAAGTGCCGCATCGGCATCGACGACCAGGATCCGGAGGTCGCGCTCGATCGGCTGGCGCGCGCGGTGGTCGCCGCTGGTTCTGATGCGCTGATCGTGCATGCCCGAAAAGCCTGGCTCAACGGCCTGTCGCCGAAAGAGAACCGCGACATCCCGCCGCTCGACTACGATCGCGTCTATCGTCTCAAGCGGGCAATGCCCAACGTACCCATCGTCATCAACGGCGGGATCCTCGGCATCGACGAGGCGAAAGCCCATCTCGCCCATGTTGATGGCGTGATGCTGGGGCGCGCCGCCTATCACGATCCGTGGCGGCTGCTCGCGGTCGATCCGGAGTTCTTCGGTGAGGCTGCACCGCATGCGACGATGCAGGCCGCGTTTGAAGCCATGATGCCCTACATCGCGGAGCAGCTTGCGCGTGGCACGCGGCTGCACGCCATCACCAGGCATTTCGTCGGCGCGTTCCATGCCGTGCCCGGCGCGCGCGCCTTCCGCCGCCATCTTGCCGAGCACGGCGTGAGGCCAGGCGCCGGGCTCGATGTCCTTCGTGATGCGATCGCGCGCGTGAGCGATCGCGCGGTGGCGGAAGCCGCGGAATAG